Proteins encoded in a region of the Haloglomus salinum genome:
- a CDS encoding PAS domain S-box protein — protein MHGPASPGTTIVHVGSSDLPEQRVNAAAERISFDVHDADSRERALELVREGVAEVVVSRYSLSDGDGLEFLRAVRDVDADIPFVLVATDGDEQVASEAVAAGVDGYLPRADVNAVVERVTDILQSSEPASEPGPSEGERRYRNLLEASPAPINVFDRTGEILYSNQAVADLLGIDHPADLEGDSIFDYIEVADREVARAELASVIEEGETVGPTQMTVCPDDGPCRDIQVATAPGEFRGEPVGQAVIIDVTELREAERELRSERRFIENALDTLNDGFYVVDPDGRLIRWNRALAETTGYTDAELDGMFLDRLIVGRDIPALESGLQTALDEGQDARELTLVTKGGETLPVEARTRRLTDEAGTVIGAAGIARDIAERRERERQLTAQREQLSMLAQTNRLVREINAALVTAESRAEVESLVCERLAGAGPYQFAWIGAPNRGHQRIVPRAAAGTDEGYLDAISISLDDEQRAPVVRAIRTNQVQTNEVTDAAFEPWRQAAQARGFESVIAIPLSFQNARYGVLALYSGRRSDNIELEEGVLGELGETVGAAINTAERKRALLAAPVVDLELELADETEFFSRFAAALDRAITLERITPREDGRSTMYLSVACGETDRVDAVCERFSSIDDWEWVTGDRETPILKLGTTEDGVVDRLATHGSVLESLSATPEHCTLTVQVPESTDVRAFVKMLDDSYDTVRMRSRQQRTGRSQPALGTQLDDLLTDRQQQILELAYDGGYFESPRVQTGQDLASDLGIAGPTFHTHLRAAQRHVFGELLSSGSHSESE, from the coding sequence ATGCACGGTCCGGCGAGTCCGGGCACGACCATCGTCCACGTCGGCTCTAGCGACCTCCCCGAGCAGCGTGTGAACGCTGCGGCCGAGCGGATATCGTTCGACGTGCACGATGCCGATTCGCGCGAGCGTGCGCTGGAACTCGTCAGGGAGGGTGTCGCCGAGGTGGTCGTCAGCCGGTACTCGCTGTCGGACGGCGATGGGCTTGAGTTCCTCCGTGCCGTTCGCGACGTGGATGCCGACATCCCGTTCGTGCTGGTCGCCACCGACGGCGACGAGCAGGTCGCGAGCGAGGCGGTCGCGGCCGGCGTGGACGGATATCTCCCGAGAGCCGACGTGAACGCCGTGGTCGAGCGTGTAACCGATATTCTCCAGTCCAGCGAGCCAGCCAGCGAGCCGGGGCCCAGCGAGGGCGAACGGCGCTACCGGAACCTGCTGGAGGCGTCACCGGCGCCCATCAACGTCTTCGACAGGACGGGCGAGATTCTCTACTCCAACCAGGCCGTCGCCGACCTGCTCGGTATCGACCACCCGGCCGACCTCGAGGGCGATTCGATATTCGACTACATCGAGGTCGCGGACCGCGAGGTCGCCCGGGCGGAACTGGCCAGCGTCATCGAGGAGGGGGAGACGGTCGGGCCGACACAGATGACGGTCTGCCCCGACGACGGGCCCTGCCGGGATATCCAGGTCGCCACGGCGCCCGGTGAGTTCCGCGGGGAACCGGTCGGACAGGCGGTCATCATCGACGTGACCGAACTCCGGGAGGCCGAGCGGGAGCTGCGGTCGGAGCGACGGTTCATCGAGAACGCGCTCGATACGCTGAACGACGGGTTCTACGTCGTCGACCCGGACGGGCGGCTCATCCGGTGGAACCGGGCGCTCGCCGAGACGACCGGCTACACCGATGCCGAACTCGACGGGATGTTCCTCGACCGGCTCATCGTCGGCCGGGACATCCCGGCCCTCGAATCCGGGCTGCAGACGGCGCTGGACGAGGGCCAGGACGCCCGGGAGCTGACGCTGGTGACGAAGGGCGGCGAGACGCTGCCGGTCGAGGCGCGGACCCGGCGGCTGACCGACGAGGCGGGGACCGTCATCGGTGCCGCTGGCATCGCCCGCGACATCGCCGAGCGCCGCGAACGGGAGCGACAGCTCACCGCCCAGCGCGAGCAGCTCTCGATGCTCGCACAGACCAACCGGCTGGTCAGGGAGATCAACGCGGCCCTCGTCACGGCGGAGTCCCGGGCGGAGGTGGAGTCGCTCGTCTGTGAGCGGCTCGCCGGAGCCGGGCCGTACCAGTTCGCCTGGATCGGGGCGCCCAACCGTGGTCACCAGCGGATTGTCCCGAGAGCGGCCGCGGGGACGGACGAGGGGTATCTGGACGCGATATCGATATCGCTCGACGACGAGCAGCGGGCCCCCGTCGTACGGGCGATACGGACGAACCAGGTCCAGACGAACGAGGTCACGGACGCGGCGTTCGAGCCCTGGCGCCAGGCAGCGCAGGCACGGGGCTTCGAGTCGGTCATCGCGATTCCGCTGAGCTTCCAGAACGCCCGCTACGGGGTGCTGGCGCTGTACTCGGGCCGCCGGAGCGACAACATCGAACTGGAGGAGGGAGTTCTCGGCGAACTCGGCGAGACGGTCGGGGCGGCGATCAACACCGCCGAGCGCAAGCGGGCGCTGCTCGCCGCGCCGGTCGTGGACCTCGAACTCGAACTCGCCGACGAGACCGAGTTCTTCAGCCGGTTCGCCGCGGCGCTGGACCGGGCCATCACGCTCGAGCGCATCACGCCCCGCGAGGACGGCAGGTCCACCATGTATCTCTCCGTGGCGTGCGGAGAGACCGACCGTGTCGATGCCGTCTGCGAGCGGTTCTCCTCCATCGACGACTGGGAGTGGGTCACTGGCGACCGTGAGACGCCGATTCTGAAACTCGGCACCACCGAGGACGGCGTCGTCGACAGGCTCGCGACACACGGGAGCGTCCTCGAATCCCTGTCGGCGACCCCCGAGCACTGCACGCTGACCGTGCAGGTCCCGGAGAGTACCGACGTGCGGGCGTTCGTGAAGATGCTGGACGACAGCTACGACACCGTGCGGATGCGGTCGCGCCAGCAGCGGACCGGCCGCTCACAGCCCGCGCTCGGGACGCAACTCGACGACCTGCTGACCGACCG
- a CDS encoding histidine kinase N-terminal 7TM domain-containing protein translates to MSPIVADAVVQALLGGFAVLVLLSTYPFVATAIAYRRRDNGLAYILLLMGISVWNAMLAAQLLSPQPLVKGFFLSLSVVGSLLAALGWFLFACTASSTPNVPRRRLLYGGAAVLTGVDMLLAMTAPAHTIYWEIPDPLTLTTGFAVITPKLGYWLHIQLLVVLLGGGTLLFAAAWECGTDVRFTRLYTVAGTATVAGVLWSAVAAPGGTSVAPLLAASLSAIGWFQAQQVSWFVEREWSVWRTFSQD, encoded by the coding sequence ATGAGCCCCATCGTTGCCGACGCGGTCGTCCAGGCACTGCTCGGCGGGTTCGCCGTGCTGGTCCTCCTGTCGACGTACCCGTTCGTCGCGACCGCCATCGCCTACCGCCGTCGCGACAACGGGCTCGCCTACATCCTGCTCCTGATGGGCATCAGCGTCTGGAACGCGATGCTCGCCGCACAGCTCCTCTCCCCCCAGCCGCTGGTGAAGGGGTTCTTCCTCTCGCTGTCGGTCGTCGGGTCGCTGCTCGCCGCGCTCGGCTGGTTCCTCTTCGCCTGCACCGCGAGCAGTACGCCGAACGTTCCGCGCAGACGGCTGCTGTACGGCGGCGCGGCCGTCCTCACGGGTGTCGACATGCTCCTGGCGATGACGGCGCCCGCTCACACCATCTACTGGGAGATCCCCGACCCCTTGACGCTGACGACCGGCTTCGCCGTCATCACGCCGAAGCTGGGGTACTGGCTCCACATCCAGCTGCTCGTGGTGCTGCTCGGCGGCGGGACGCTCCTGTTCGCCGCCGCGTGGGAGTGCGGAACCGATGTCCGGTTCACCCGGCTGTACACGGTCGCGGGGACCGCGACTGTCGCTGGCGTCCTCTGGAGCGCGGTCGCTGCCCCGGGCGGAACATCGGTTGCACCACTGCTGGCGGCATCGCTCAGTGCTATCGGGTGGTTCCAGGCCCAGCAGGTCTCCTGGTTCGTCGAACGGGAGTGGTCCGTCTGGAGAACGTTCAGTCAAGACTAG
- a CDS encoding response regulator — protein MVGSTANSDVPTVLVVDDDPDVAAAYEMWLGESADVRTVHGAEAALDTLDETVDIVLLDRHMPGRSGDAVVADIRDRHRACMIAAVSAAAPSIDATGPPFDMYLQKPVSRADLVTAVETLQERASYGRTLRSLCALAEKRVALQETKTKAQLRESSAFDQLATEIELSWAELDTERFESAELRRLIA, from the coding sequence ATGGTGGGTTCAACAGCCAACAGTGACGTGCCGACCGTACTCGTCGTCGACGACGACCCAGATGTCGCGGCTGCCTACGAGATGTGGCTCGGCGAGTCCGCCGACGTGCGGACGGTACATGGCGCGGAGGCGGCGCTCGACACCCTCGACGAAACGGTCGATATCGTCTTGCTGGACCGGCACATGCCCGGTCGGTCCGGTGACGCCGTCGTGGCCGACATCCGCGACCGGCACCGCGCGTGTATGATCGCGGCCGTCTCGGCCGCCGCCCCCAGTATCGACGCGACGGGGCCGCCGTTCGACATGTACCTCCAGAAACCGGTCTCCCGGGCGGATCTCGTGACCGCCGTCGAGACGCTCCAAGAGCGGGCGTCGTACGGCCGGACGCTCCGGTCCCTCTGTGCGCTGGCCGAGAAGCGCGTCGCACTCCAGGAGACGAAGACGAAGGCACAGCTCCGCGAGAGCTCGGCCTTCGACCAGCTGGCGACGGAGATAGAGCTGTCCTGGGCCGAACTGGACACCGAACGCTTCGAGTCGGCCGAACTGCGGAGGCTCATCGCATGA